TCAGCAGCAGGTAATAGTTGTGGTACTTGGTCGTCGAGCCAGGGAATTGCGTCGTCTGGTAGATGAATGACGAGCCTGTAACGGGCAGCGTCTCAGGCTTCGGACCGAGTCGGCCAGCGAGAATCGCTTCTCTCAGCTGCTCTACAGAGCTCAGCGTGTCGATCATATTCATACGGACACCTCGCTCGTGTCGAAGGTCAGCACGATACGCTGAAGTGCCGCTTCGGCATACGCTCTGGCGTTAAGCCCTTCCCGGTCGACGGCCACGACATGACCCAGATAGCAAGCATTATCGATCGGCGTCGAGATGCTTCGGCCTGCCGCATTCTCAATCTTGTAGCGTACAAGGTTGTCATCTGTCTCAAGCGTGTCGACCCCTTGAATATGCGTAAGATTGCCGCCTCGCGGAGGTACGAGGAACATGACGGCCGCACTCTGAATTCCGCAGTCTCGCGCCTCAAGGGCAGGCTTCCTTCCGAGAGACAGGTCGACGAAGGCATGAAGCAGGTCGATGTCCGTCACTCGCTTGATCAGCTCGACGATATAATTGCCCGCCGTCCGGGGATTAATCTCGACGATTCGCGGGCCATCCGCCGTCAGCTTCACCTCTGTATGGGCGATGCCGTGGTCATAGCCGACCGCCTGCAGCGCCTTCTTGACGTATTGCTCCACCTCGCTCCGCAGTTCATCGCTCAGTCTTGCTGGGAACATATGGCCGTTCTCGATGAAGTATGGCGTTCCTGTCACCGATTTGTCCGTCACGCCGAGTATCGTCGTCTCGCCCTCGTAGGAGATGCTCTCCACGCTGATCTCCTCGCCCTCCATATACGCTTCGAGAAGATAGGTGCGATCACGCGCCTGATCACGGAAGTTAAGCGGGAACGCCTCTAGTGCAGCATAAGCGTCCTTCAGCTCCTCACGATTACGAATGATGCGGACGAATGCACTGGAGGCGAGATCGACCGGCTTCATGACGAACGGATAACCGAGCTCCGCTGCAGCCTCCTCCGTCTCGACCCAGCTGTTCGCAAGCCGATAGCTCGGATTCGGAACACCTGCCTCATCCAGCGCTCGGCGCATGAGATGCTTACTCCTC
Above is a genomic segment from Paenibacillus sp. YYML68 containing:
- a CDS encoding ATP-grasp domain-containing protein; the encoded protein is MAHLLMIESWVGASGSLLPPLLKSLGHTYTFVTRKLEHYQSAHSTEKHPVILHADDVLVTETNDVPGLIECLRAYKFDGVITVCDYYIDTVREVAQAFSLPCPFPEAVRNVRSKHLMRRALDEAGVPNPSYRLANSWVETEEAAAELGYPFVMKPVDLASSAFVRIIRNREELKDAYAALEAFPLNFRDQARDRTYLLEAYMEGEEISVESISYEGETTILGVTDKSVTGTPYFIENGHMFPARLSDELRSEVEQYVKKALQAVGYDHGIAHTEVKLTADGPRIVEINPRTAGNYIVELIKRVTDIDLLHAFVDLSLGRKPALEARDCGIQSAAVMFLVPPRGGNLTHIQGVDTLETDDNLVRYKIENAAGRSISTPIDNACYLGHVVAVDREGLNARAYAEAALQRIVLTFDTSEVSV